DNA sequence from the Oncorhynchus clarkii lewisi isolate Uvic-CL-2024 chromosome 9, UVic_Ocla_1.0, whole genome shotgun sequence genome:
AATATTTATTTTAAAGGACCATCGCTTTGTAATAGTTCCTATATGCAATTGTTTAGTCACTACAAGATGTCAGTATATCGCAAAAACCTCATGAAAAAAAGTGTTATTGATCACTAGCTTACATTCTGACGACACCGCTCACGTCACGTGCGTGAGCattacaaaatacatttacacatacacgttattcaatcattgcacccacactgctcacgcgcACCAATGAGTGTCTGCCTTGCCAAGCGCTAAAATAttagtcagttctatttgtgatgctgaacgcggtgcaagtcctgcctctccatctcctcttaggattatagaagcagatacccgtGCCATCTCCTccttggttatacccacgtgggtattttgaaagatgaactgaggtcggaCGGTTGTCGTGGTAAAactatgaaagttagatgccaatccccatataaagtccaaaggaAAAGTCGAAGGAGAattgactagaaacgattcggttgaccgttttatgtatGGATTCATTGTCgtagtagaggaccttgtgcatttcgggtaaaataacaactcaacatTTATagcccaggacaaattagctaacaacagcaagctagctaaataggacaaattagctagcgtgCTAAATTGTTAtcaatgtttaatgctttttgacctgttcccaaattaatataattggttcagtttgttttgatatttcaacctgcgtgtcgtgatcacgtTTTGTGTGGagggacaaaatcaatttgcacACAATGGCGCACGTTCGGTCTGGGAATGGTGTTAGATGTTCTACTCAATAATACATTACACTACTTATTTACTACATATATGAGTGGTAAGTCAACACTGAAaattgttgcttttatatttttgtttccgAGTACATAATAGAGTCTTTATATTTCACTAACTTTTAGCTCACACAGGCTGTCCCAACACATCATGACATGAAAGGAAGTTCTGACAGTGTGAAAGGCCCTTAGTTCATTCTAAAATGTTGTATTCCTTACCCATTTGAAGAGAAACAAATTATTAATGTGTTTTATTAAGATTAAAGATTCTCTCAGGGGAcactatttacattttaggggACCTCACATGGGTCCTGGAGCCCAAATTTGAGAAGCACTGTACTAACCTCTCTCCCTACTTGCTTCAATGCTACCTCTTGCTGTGTATCTCCTTTGCCTCCTTCATTGCAGCctgaccactgtctgtctcaccacTCACTGTTAAGAAAAGGTATTTTGTTATGAGAATTTATAGTAGTCCATCTTTACAGCCAAAGAGCCCTTGagctacatagctagctagaCATCTGACTGAAATATCAACGACTTGTTGTACACTCATTCTCCGAGTCAGGAAGAATGGCGATGTCTATTGACACCCCAGGAGTCGATGGATGTTGAAAAAAAATCCCACTGTCAGCGACCTCTCACCCACTTGTCACACGATAGGTCTGGCCCAAGGTAGTTCGCTGGACAGAGAGATGAGTGACGCTATAATACGCGGTTAAAATGTAATTAACTAAATAAAAAGGCGAGTAAAAGCTATTTCACAAATAAAAAAAGGTGCGTAAGCGGCGTTTATCCTCTACTACATCCCTGGACGGGTCTGGCAAAACCATTAATAAGCATAAATATTCTGCAGGTGGGCTTTTATTTACAGTTGCCGGCATTTTAGCTATCGATGTGAAATTTGGCGGCGCCGAATCAGTCAGTTTTATGCCCCacgaacaaaaatgtaaacaattgAGTTGAGCGTACTCTTTGATAATAAACAAATAAAGCACTATGTATTCAGAATTTAGTGTTCATGTATATGATTGGTAAAATGATGTCAGCAGCACGTACcgattgtaaaataataatttaatccCCAAAACAGTTTCCTCGCTGGAAGCCTGAAGATTTTTCAAACCACTCTGGAAATTCAAATCCACCTCGAAGTCATATGAATCGAACCGAGTGTAAGCAGACTCCATTTCACGCGTAGAATGTTATTGTCGCTCATGAAGTTGATACATGTATTGAAATGTGCAAATATACACTTTAATCTACTACACCGTACGTACGATGTTTTCTTGTCCAACTGAAAGAAAATACGTCTTCTTCTGTGGGGTTCATCGGCAGTTGGCCGTCAAcgttatggtgcattaccgccacctactataCTGGAGTGTGGGCCAGCGACAGGGAGAAACGTGCTTGTTTAGCCAGTACATCAGTTGCCTCATTCCCCTCCACCCCACATGGGCTGGGACTCAAGTAAATCTTGTCTgtataccacaggaggttggtggcaccttaattggggaagacgggcttgtggtaatggctggagcgaaatcagtggaatggtatcaaatacatcgtTTTAAATAGTCCTACACTCAGCAGACGGGGGATGATCTTTCTATGATGACACTCTTGTTTACTGCACTATGCAATTGGATAAGATCTGGGAAAACTGTTGTTGACATCAGGAGGGGTGAAAGTCAGAGAGGAATGTAGAGCGGGAGGGAGGAACCGTAAGTCTTCCATGACTACACAGTGACAGGACATCTGATCTCATTAACTGCTTAGTGTGATTTCCGCTTTGTTTGAGTGCATGTGACACACAATGAACAGCTGGCCATATACCCTGTCCTTCTCACCCCTTCTAAGACCCACATTTCTGTGGCTGAGGTAGGTCTCAAAGTGAGCTGTCAACTTTGCTCTTATATCCTGCTCAGGCCACTGATCAGAACCAGGGCCAGCAGGTTATGACTTTGTAACACTGGTCAGACATGCTCAACCAACACAGAGTACTAACAGACAGCCACATGGCTAtggtacatatacagtaccttcggaaactattcagaccccttgactttttccacattttgttaggttacagccttattctaaaatgtattaaatcgttttttcttCCCCCTCaccaatttacacacaataccccataatgacaaagcaaaaacagtttttcagaatatttttgctattttattaaaaataaaaaacggatatcacatttacatgagtattcagaccctttactcagtactttgttgaagcacatttggcagcgattacagcctcaagtcttttttGGGTATGATGCGACAAGCttgacacctgtatttggggagttcctcccattttttactgcagatcttctcaagctctgtcaggttggatggggagctattttcaggtctctccagagatgttcgattgggttcaagtcaaGGTTCTGGAtcggccactcaatgacattcagagacttttcctgaaaccactcctgcgttgtcttggcagtgtgtttagggtagttgtcctgttggaaggtgaaccttcacctgaggtcctgagcgctctggagcaggttttcatcaaggatctctctgtactttgctccattcattgttgtctcgatcccgactagtctcccagtccctgccactgaaaaacatcccaagagcaggatgctgccaccaatatgcttcaccgtagagatggtgtcaggtttcctccagacatgacacttggcatttaggccaaagagttcaatcttgtttttatcagaccagagaatcttgtttctgatggtctgagagtctttagttgccttttggcaaactccaagcaggctgtcatgtgccttttactaaggagtggcttccatctggccgaTCTCTACCAGCAAGGCCtaattggtagagtgctgcagagatggttgtccttctggaaggttctcccatctccacagagaaactctgtcagagtgaccatcgggtttttggtcacccccacctcccacctccctcccgggtggccagctctaggaagagtggttcccaacttcttccatttaagaatgatggaggccactgtgttcttggggaccttcaatgctgcagacattttttggtacccttccccagatctgtgccttgacacaatcctgtctcggagctgtacggacaattccttcgacctcatggcttggcttttgctctgacatgcacagtcagctgtgggaccttatatagacaggtgtgtgcctttccaaatcatgcccaatcaattaaatttaccacaggtggactccaatcaagttgtagaaacatctcaaggatgctcaatggaaacaggatgcacctgagctcaatttcaaatctcatatcaaagggtctgaatacttatataaataagatatgtatttctgttttttgactTTAATATaacacatttgtaaaaaaaagaaaaaaaaagaaggggtctgaatacttttccgaacAGCACTGTACAAGTATGGACAGAATTAATTACAGTACAGAATTGCATAGTATTGTAGTTTATTCATTCCGACAATATTCTTACAGATGTAGAAAATATTATTTAGTTCTATAAGATAATACAAAATCAATGAGTACTGATAATTGTAAGTGACTTGGTGTGTCCAAAAAGGTTGTTGCATATTGTAAAAAGGTGAAGTGCCATTGGCTGaactgaaagaaaaaaaaaaagattttctaGCACAGAACTCCTTCTCTTTCAAAAAGGACATGCTACAGGCAGATAATAGGCATGTATGTATCTCAAATAACTATACCCCCTATATTAATGGGTTCTAAAGTACTTCCCCCTATCCATTCATCCTGATGACTGAAAACAGAATTCCAGAACACAGGCCTTGGATTCTCCATGTCCCTTGTAATCTTTATCAGCTGTCCAGTGGTGTCAATGTGACACTGCTCCACCCCCTTACTCACAGTTGGAGTTGGGCTCTCCTGACCCACAACCGTTTACAGCGGAGGAATATCTATTATGCTGTAGCTTGGTCAGGGCCAAGGCGAGATGATCGGGCAAAGCAGAAGGACAAGGACTTGGAACTGATACAGTCATAGTTCCCatcctgagagagagatggatggagggagagagagagagagaggggggagggagagacagaggaataaCATACATTAGCCAGTAAGTTGAATATGAGAGTGAGGCTCAGTACAGTGAGTACAGTATTTGTTAAGTTTTTGGATCCTTCTCAAAACCAAGCAAGCTAACTAGTATGTGTGGACAGACATGAGCCACTAGCCAGTAAGTTGAATATACGTGaggtacagtatgtgttcagTGTGTGGATCCTGTGTTGGGTAGGCTTACAGTACTCACCTCCAGTGTCAATTTACTCTCCAGGCTCAGGTCTCTTTTGAGAGCGTGGTTCTGACTGTGGGCCTGATTATCCTTATCCTCCTTCTGGCCGCGGCACGCTTCCTCTCTCTGCTTCATGAACCTCTGGTTCCCAATCCTGGCGACACTGTCGTTCCTGTGTACTGGTGCAGCAGGGCGGCGAGTGGGCACAACCACCAGGGTTTTATGAGTTGGACTGCATTTCCCCTTCTGCCCCCCGCCCGGTGCTGTTGCTTGTGCTGGCTTGTCTGCTCGACCACTCATTTTGCGCAAGAACTCTGTGACTAGGCCATACCGGTTGGCACCACCAGGTTTTCTGGTGGGTTTAGTGTTGTTCAAACCACTGCTCAATTCACTGTTTATTGTGCTATGGTGAATAAGCCTTGGACCAGCTCTGGGATTGATGGGGCGGGCCCAGGTTGGCCCAGCAGGACCCCGATGGGAAAGGCTCCACAAAACACCCTCCCTGCCAGGAGTggcagaggaggaggtggaggagttgGAGGTGGTGGTGAAACCAGTTGTGGAGGAAGGGGAGATGGACGATGAAGATGAAGCAGAGGCAGAGTATCTGCGGTACATTTTTGGGGAGGTGGAGCCTGACTTGGACCTCTCGGTCCTCCCTGGGAGCCTCTCAAGGGAAGTCGAGATCTGTTGAGTGCGGGCAGAGAGGCATAAAGGGTTGCCTCTCACTGCACTTACACTGTAGGGCCCATCCGTCTGTAGACCCACACTCACCATCTGTGGGTGCATCTGAGTCTGAGTCCCTGTGGTGGCCACGTCCACTGTCCATCCCCCACTCACAAtcaccctccccttcctcctctccggcGAACTGGAGTGAACTGCCTGTCGTAAGCTAGCTGTCATCTCTTTCATGTCGTCGCTCAAGTTAGCGGAGACCCTCAGACATAAGGGAGTGAGAGAGCTTTGGGACGTACTAAGCCTGGCAGAGATTACACTAGTAGTAGAATTTATATCAGTGTTGGTAATGTGCCTCAGATGAGCTAGATGGACTCTCCGTGCAGACAGGGGACTGTAGTAGATGCGGAGGACAGTCTTCTCTGGGGCAGTGCAGCTACTGTCCAGGATCAACTGGTCCAAGTTTAGATTAGGGAAGCTAGGGGGCATGATGGGGTGGTCCCAGGTCTTAAAGGGGTCTTCTCGGTCTAGCTGGGCAGCCTCTTGGCTGAGGTAACACCAGTTCTTCTTCTTGGAACCTAATGTAGAGCGGTCTGGTTTGGTCTTATTTATTGTCTGTGGGGAAATAAGAGTATCTTCATATTATGGTGAAAAGAGCACAGAAACCCAGGGGAAGCAGCCATGTAAAGAAATAAATCTGCTCTTCCCAATTCAAAGGCTCACTGGGCCTTGCAACACCACGGGCTAGTAGCTAGCTAGTCGTCtcgtatatctgtctgtctcctatcaACAGCTGAAATATTTGCAATTGATCTTTTTGATTTAAATTGCTATTCTGTTTGCCAGAAAAATTATCTTATTTACATTAAAATGTAATCATGGTAACCACAAACCTGGTTTAAGTTATTGTTCAACATGTGGAGGAAAACCACTTCCCTGTTTTGAAACAACGGGATGTGATGAAGAGACGTAGATGGACTATAAAAAAAAGTGAGTGTTTTACTCATTGTTTTTGGACAATGACACACCGACCACGAGCGAGTGAGTCATGAGTTCAGTGCGCTTTATTTTCTATCCACACACACCCAGACTTCattccacctttctctctctctggctctttctttttctctttttctcttccttgctcactttctccctctcacatattccctctctgggtctgtctgggTGTTGTAATGCAGTGGATGCACATGTTAGTTCTGCTTTTGGCAGTAGCCTCCACAAGAGCTTAGCCTAAATACCATGGCACCGTTGATCTCATGATGTCTGTACTGTATGCAGGCAGGCCAGGGATAACCCCTGCCAGATAGAAGACATCAGCTGGGCTTACTGCTGAATCACATCCAATCACATGCtcccaaacacaacacaacacaggacataTAAACATGGGAGCCTGGTGGCTGGAGGAAACAGAAAATAAAATACTTCCTTACCTCAGTTATCTCACTCTGTATGCCTCTAGGATGGCCTGGCTGGTCTGGATACTCCTGTGCCTCAGTCTTACCAGTGCTGCACTCCATCTGAGTTATTAAAAGAAAGAGTGAGGTATTACATTACAGTCTGTGATGATTTCTCAGAATCAGGATATCTGTCTGATCCACTTGCCTTAGAACATAATAGTGGTGTATCCCTCATTGTAAGGGATAATGATCTTAAGTATCAACTTATGTAATTGGACAATGACTTCATAGGCTGAGCCCACAGCGGGACAGTGGCATTAGCTCACCTTGGAGACTAAGCCTTTCCAGTCTGATGCCCATGTGGCCTTCGCATCCTGTCCTGCCATGCTGTCCTCTGAGTCCTGCAGCTCTGTGCCCAAGTACTGCAGCAACCCGTGTAGTATAGACATAGTCGTAAGATCTCtgctctgtaaaaaaaaaatatacaagtTTAACATACTTGAAATCTTGGCTTTCATTGTTACTTACTAAAATAAAGTGATTTATGAACATTTCAGTTACAGTATGTTTCAATTCATGTTCCCCTACATTCCCTTTCCCTCATACCTCTTTGCCCTCCAGGCCAGATCTCTTCCCCACACCGCGCTGGTGGAGGACCCAGAGCACCTTCAAAGTGAGCTTCATCATGGGGTCCCTGCAGCTGTCGAGGTGGTCTGACTGTGTTGCTCGTCTTactctctccttcaccactacCGTGTGCAGGCCTTCACCTGTTTCCTTCTTGGCTGAGACctctgtgttgttttgtgtgtccTGATCAGCCAGGGATGGGATTGCGGTGGGATCCCAATTTCCTTCAACCCTCAACTCTCCTCCTTGTGTCACCAATAACTCCACCCTCCCCATTAAGGCTAACAGCATTGCCTGCAGAAGCTCCAGAGCCTCATGAAGGTGTCCTTGCATGAGTGGGTCCAGAGCCAGAGGCTGGGCTTTACCCTGAGGGTAAGACTTTGCCCGAGAGATGTGGGGAGATAAGGGAGGGGAGCTGTGGCCATTTTTGGCCGGTGAGACAAAAAGCTGGATAGCTGAGGTCACAAGGCAGGCATGATCTCGCAAGGCAAGGAGGGCCTCATGGTCTTTCACATTCAAGGCATGGGCAACACTGCCTCTGCGTGTATAACTCTGCTGGTTGTCCAGGGGCTCCCATTCCCCACCTACAGACCCCTTTCGAGGGATCTGACTGAGGGGACTCAACCTCTCCGTCTGAGGTTGgtctctactctgtatttccaTCACCTCCTCCTGAAAACACTCAATCACACTCCTTCTCtgctcttccctcttctcctgcTCAAACTGCATACACTCCCTCCTCAAGCTCTGTTCACAATCCTCTACATCCCTCACATAAAGCGGTGGTAGATCCCCATTGTCCCTGGCCCCCTTCTGTGGctgctcctctttctcttctcctcctcctcctaataCGCTCTCCCTCATGTCGCTCATCTCTGCCCGGAGGCCATGgttctccacctccagctctacAATACGGCGGCTCAGCAGCGTCGCTTCCTCCTCCACCAGCCGCAGGTGAACCTTGACCTCTGCCTCCCTGGTGTGGGGG
Encoded proteins:
- the LOC139417585 gene encoding microtubule cross-linking factor 2-like encodes the protein MNSRDVDSPVPRQAHRGERQPKAQQGVSMKKKRTPSNPPPKHAPVSSRSTGTVRRIMGKGKEIKLEKGKRTGRGRYVTECQKNLSTPRKRYEASNASEDLSNDSGRVSGKLSYSDRSSDISDWTEGFLTESEGNQLFADTPSPSCEAGPSGGERKANIDRLSGNAQISVRDMSTGGSAFRGLSQENSVMHSVWDGNHSTVLAFLPSLNVSGASMVNSEPTRELVDETHEDLVRENDDLRSENQYLKDEMEEMRCEMLEMRDLFLEDEVCQLQELRLQLEQANKLCCILQYRLRKAERRSLRVAQTGQVEGELVRSLEHDVKVAKSVSLRLHNELESVQQRNSRLEWENDALRERQQELEVAKQVQQGEMEKARESSLKRKNVRSPNSKTEKMLSPQDDSADLKCQLHFAKEESALMCKKLSKMVSESECMREVLSKYRSAYGDVDAAAHSSEGGTAKSPHTREAEVKVHLRLVEEEATLLSRRIVELEVENHGLRAEMSDMRESVLGGGGEEKEEQPQKGARDNGDLPPLYVRDVEDCEQSLRRECMQFEQEKREEQRRSVIECFQEEVMEIQSRDQPQTERLSPLSQIPRKGSVGGEWEPLDNQQSYTRRGSVAHALNVKDHEALLALRDHACLVTSAIQLFVSPAKNGHSSPPLSPHISRAKSYPQGKAQPLALDPLMQGHLHEALELLQAMLLALMGRVELLVTQGGELRVEGNWDPTAIPSLADQDTQNNTEVSAKKETGEGLHTVVVKERVRRATQSDHLDSCRDPMMKLTLKVLWVLHQRGVGKRSGLEGKESRDLTTMSILHGLLQYLGTELQDSEDSMAGQDAKATWASDWKGLVSKMECSTGKTEAQEYPDQPGHPRGIQSEITETINKTKPDRSTLGSKKKNWCYLSQEAAQLDREDPFKTWDHPIMPPSFPNLNLDQLILDSSCTAPEKTVLRIYYSPLSARRVHLAHLRHITNTDINSTTSVISARLSTSQSSLTPLCLRVSANLSDDMKEMTASLRQAVHSSSPERRKGRVIVSGGWTVDVATTGTQTQMHPQMVSVGLQTDGPYSVSAVRGNPLCLSARTQQISTSLERLPGRTERSKSGSTSPKMYRRYSASASSSSSISPSSTTGFTTTSNSSTSSSATPGREGVLWSLSHRGPAGPTWARPINPRAGPRLIHHSTINSELSSGLNNTKPTRKPGGANRYGLVTEFLRKMSGRADKPAQATAPGGGQKGKCSPTHKTLVVVPTRRPAAPVHRNDSVARIGNQRFMKQREEACRGQKEDKDNQAHSQNHALKRDLSLESKLTLEDGNYDCISSKSLSFCFARSSRLGPDQATA